From Planctomycetota bacterium, a single genomic window includes:
- a CDS encoding DUF1854 domain-containing protein yields the protein MADKYEGIRILGPADIRFHYNDLGQLRATLADGTELDEVLVYRTRPISDPDRYISIRVGATATEQREIGLIRTLAALGPDQRRLLKEALDRRYFIHLISEIHSLTEEFGYLYWDCETDKGRRQFPTARWDQSKCVHAGNGCHIITDVDGNRYQIADIEKLDPESRARFRRYIYW from the coding sequence ATGGCTGACAAGTACGAAGGCATCCGCATCTTGGGGCCGGCCGACATCCGGTTCCACTACAACGACCTCGGCCAGCTCCGCGCCACCCTGGCCGACGGCACGGAACTCGACGAGGTACTCGTCTACCGCACCCGCCCCATCTCGGACCCCGACCGCTACATCTCGATCCGCGTGGGCGCCACGGCCACCGAGCAGCGCGAGATCGGCCTCATCCGCACCCTGGCCGCCCTCGGCCCCGACCAGCGCCGCCTGCTCAAGGAGGCCCTCGACCGCCGCTACTTCATCCACCTCATCTCCGAGATCCACTCCCTCACCGAGGAGTTCGGCTACCTCTACTGGGACTGCGAGACCGACAAGGGCCGCCGCCAATTCCCCACGGCGCGGTGGGACCAGAGCAAATGCGTCCACGCCGGCAACGGCTGCCACATCATCACCGACGTGGACGGCAACCGCTATCAGATCGCCGACATCGAGAAGCTCGACCCCGAGAGCCGCGCGCGGTTCCGCCGCTACATCTACTGGTAA